The following coding sequences are from one Ornithodoros turicata isolate Travis chromosome 1, ASM3712646v1, whole genome shotgun sequence window:
- the LOC135400187 gene encoding uncharacterized protein LOC135400187, whose product MTRVPFGASSSPFLLAATLRHHLAGAADRYPDTTERLKHGFYVDDLIVGATSDDDAFRLYQDAVSILAEAGMELRKWASNSPTMNSQFLHDGLAYVDSAYDQGARTPLASTHRRNHLRRRFGRRVHRRSPCHQEDHSPRTSPHLRPPGSLGYGWDAPLAPQQRSGWTEWCSQLPTLNTIRLARHLTTVCDLANSSGELHVFADASPRAYGAALYLRTIASQGQWNCSLLISKGRVAPLKTISLPRLELIGCLTAARLAAHIRQLPLLTSLPSYFWTDSTIALHWITADLSSKPAFVQHRVTEIKRLSAGHTWRHCPGQENPADLVTRGVSAQRLAAEPLWWHGPHWLTMQADSWPSRPSSSFTPVPQEEERVTQTTVCPAPALRLPAIFDLDRYGNPSTVLRITAWVRRFVANARHTASPVRGPLTARELDQAEIYWLRRFSASARRAARLIISHQTLPTYTGR is encoded by the exons ATGACTCGAGTTCCATTCGGCGCCTCTTCCAGTCCATTTTTACTCGCCGCCACACTACGTCATCATCTCGCAGGCGCGGCTGACCGATACCCGGATACCACCGAACGCTTAAAACATGGCTTTTATGTCGACGACCTCATTGTCGGAGCAACCTccgacgacgacgccttccgaCTCTATCAGGACGCCGTTTCAATCTTGGCCGAAGCTGGCATGGAGCTCCGCAAATGGGCGTCTAACTCCCCAACCATGAATAGTCAGTTTCTACACGACGGCCTTGCCTATGTCGACTCAGCCTATGATCAAGGTGCTAGGACTCCTCTGGCATCGACCCACCGACGAAATCACCTTCGACGTCGGTTCGGTCGTCGTGTACATCGCAGATCACCCTGTCACCAAGAGGACCATTCTCCACGCACTAGCCCGCATCTTCGACCCCCTGGG AGTCTCGGTTACGGTTGGGATGCCCCGCTTGCTCCCCAGCAACGCTCCGGTTGGACCGAATGGTGTTCGCAGTTACCAACCCTCAACACCATACGCTTGGCTCGCCACCTGACAACGGTATGTGACCTCGCGAATTCGTCTGGCGAGCTTCACGTTTTCGCTGACGCCAGTCCGCGCGCCTACGGCGCGGCTCTATACCTTCGAACGATCGCCTCCCAAGGCCAGTGGAACTGCAGTCTTCTCATCAGCAAAGGCCGGGTGGCTCCGCTCAAGACCATCTCCCTTCCACGCCTTGAACTCATCGGATGCCTCACCGCCGCAAGGCTCGCTGCTCACATCCGGCAACTTCCGTTGCTCACATCTCTACCCTCTTATTTTTGGACGGATTCTACAATAGCATTACACTGGATCACAGCCGACCTATCGTCCAAACCTGCCTTTGTTCAGCACCGCGTCACCGAAATCAAACGCCTCTCTGCCGGTCACACGTGGCGTCATTGCCCCGGACAAGAGAACCCCGCTGATCTTGTCACTCGCGGTGTGTCTGCTCAGCGACTCGCCGCCGAACCCCTATGGTGGCACGGCCCACACTGGCTCACCATGCAGGCAGACTCCTGGCCTTCTCGGCCCTCTTCAAGCTTCACTCCAGTCCCCCAAGAGGAAGAACGCGTCACGCAGACCACTGTCTGCCCCGCTCCCGCGCTCAGGTTACCGGCTATTTTCGATTTAGACCGCTACGGCAATCCAAGCACGGTTCTCCGGATTACCGCTTGGGTACGCCGCTTCGTCGCTAACGCTCGTCACACGGCGTCGCCCGTACGCGGTCCCCTAACCGCACGCGAGCTTGATCAGGCAGAAATCTACTGGCTTCGGCGCTTCAGCGCTTCAGCGCGGCGAGCAGCTCGCTTGATCATCAGCCATCAGACTCTTCCGACCTATACTGGACGGTGA